CCGCAACTCAGAGTGCAGTGAGTGTTCGCCCAGTTGTCATGACCGAACACAAGGGTTCAATCTCCATGAATATCTGTTATGCAGAAGTGGGGACCCATGGAACGTGCGCGCGGAATCGGAGGCTTTTTCCCCGGCAAAGGTCCAACCGCCTTGGCCCGCTGGTACAAGGAACATAGGCATCTGGACCGAGAAGGGGTGTGCCGATTTTACTAGTCGTGCTCTGGAGAATCTTTCCTAAATCGCAAACTTAACCGGGTCGGGCAACTGAGATAGATGTAACGATGATTGCGAATGTAGGAGCGCTCTTCGCGCGACGCGTTCGGGTTCGTGGCCGAGTGCTGAAACTTGCGCGTGGTGCCGCACGTGGCCCAGAAATCACCGTCGGCCCGGCGGCAGCGCGATTGATGGACGCACGACGCGACATCCTGGTTATGCCTGAGTCAGAACAAGAGGAAGCGGATTGAGGAATGCTTTGGCTGGTTGAAGACCATGGCCGACCAGTCTATCGTCCTCCTTGGCGACCCAAACCACATTGGAGCCCTCAAACATTTCTCAATGCGACTCGGGTCTTCTAGTAGCCGGTCCGTCAACCTCGCGACACGGTAAAACTTCAGGATAGCACTTGGGTCGGGACGTTCCTCAAGCAGCGAAAATGGGCATACCCCGCAAGGCGATTTAATGCTGGGATGAGCAAATTGGGAGAAGTAAAACTCCCCTAAAACAGCTGTAGAGTTACGAGGGAGAAATGCAAGGCTGAGAGTAGTCCTGAAGTTCGTAGGTCGCGGCACGGCTAACCCGCGATTGGAGAACGGTATGGTCCATGACGCAGTCGCGGTCCGAGAGAAGCAACTCCAGGTGTGGGATGTGTCCGACGACCCTCGCTGGCGTCTTACGATCTACGAGCCGTTATACGCCGGCAGGATCTTCGCCAACATCGGCGGTCCAGCGTTGCTTGACTACGCGGGCGCTTACGCGGGCCTGGGGCCGGAACACTGCGTTCTCGAACTCGGCTCCGGGATGGGTGATGCCTGCGATTATGTCACGTCTCATTTCGGTTCTCGTGTGACCGGTGTGGAGATGAGCACTCAGCAAATCGAGCGGGCGCGCGCTCGACACCCCGACCGCCGTTCGCGCGGCTTCGACTTCGTCCACGCCGACATGCTGCAGTGGGAGCCGTCTGAAAGTTACGACCTGGTTTACTTTGGCGACATGCTCGCGGTTGCCCAGGACCGCCGCGCGGTGTTGGAAAGGGTCCATCGCTGGCTGCGGCCGCATGGGATTATGACCATAACGGATATCGTCTCTGGCCCTGACCTCAGCGACGAAGACCGGGCATCCCTCTGGGAGGAGGACGGGATCAACGATCTCCCGTTCCAGGCGGACAGCCTCGCGCAAATCCGCGACGTGGGCTTTCAGGAGCTCGACGTGACGGACATTACGCACACGGTGGTGAAGCTGCAAGAGACCGTATTGCAGGAGTCGTACCGGCACAAGACAACCCTGGTCGATACCGTTGGAGCCGACAGCTGGCTGGCGTGGGTCGAGGCCGCCGGAAACTACCGTCGGCTGTTCGCTGAACGGAAGCTGGTTGGGCTGCGCATCGGGGCGCATCGCACTTAGGAAACGCGCAAGGCGAACTTCAAAGAGCAACGCGGCGGTCGAAAGAGGCGGAGATGACGAAAGTCCGAGTAAGCCTGGTGGATCAGGGCGTGTGGAAAATGGACACCGTCTCGATGCCATTGTCCCTTGGGTACATCAAGGCTACGGCCTACGCGGATCCCGGGATCCGTTCCGCAGCGGATATCCAGATTTGCTCGTTCCGCGGCAGCGATACGGCCTCCGAGATTATCCACGCATCGCTCACACAGCCCCCGCCCGACATC
This portion of the Terriglobia bacterium genome encodes:
- a CDS encoding methyltransferase domain-containing protein, which codes for MVHDAVAVREKQLQVWDVSDDPRWRLTIYEPLYAGRIFANIGGPALLDYAGAYAGLGPEHCVLELGSGMGDACDYVTSHFGSRVTGVEMSTQQIERARARHPDRRSRGFDFVHADMLQWEPSESYDLVYFGDMLAVAQDRRAVLERVHRWLRPHGIMTITDIVSGPDLSDEDRASLWEEDGINDLPFQADSLAQIRDVGFQELDVTDITHTVVKLQETVLQESYRHKTTLVDTVGADSWLAWVEAAGNYRRLFAERKLVGLRIGAHRT